A window of Pelotomaculum isophthalicicum JI genomic DNA:
CGATGCGATTTTGGACCGATTGATTCATAATGCTCATAAAATTGCGATGCGAGGTGATTCAATGCACAAAATTCTTTCCCATCAACCCAAGCCTGATGATCATTAATTAACCCATTTGTTTTAAATACGGCGGTGACCTTGACTGCTACCCCGCCAGTGGTTGTGTTTGCTTGCCGACGGGGTGGCTCCAGGGACATGGTTTCCTGACTACCCCCGTCGGAATTCTCAGTATACCACTGGCGGGACCCCGTCAGTCAAGGTTTCCCTGCGGCACCGCCGTAGAGATTACCTCGGGGGTTCACCTGGGACATGTTTTAATTCATCATCAAGCTGTCAACCTGGGCTTGAATGATGTCGACCAGTTTGGTATATCAGAAGTAGCAGCGTCACTCATTTCGATTCGTTGGTCGCCATCAATCGGAATGAGTGGTCGCCTTCGCTCGGAATCGATGGTCGATTTCGTCGTAATACGGATTTGACGATGCAACAGCAGTGCTGATGCTATCAGAGAAATACCATAAGCGTTTGCGTACAACCAACGGTCTGGAAAGACTGAACGAAGAAATTTGCCGCAGAGAACGGGTAATACGAATCTTCCCAAACCGTGAATCGGCTGTTAGGTTAATTGGAGCTTGGCTCCTTGAGATAGAAACAAATGGGCCGGTGGCAGAAGGTATCTTGATATGGCTGAATACCTTGGATACCGTTCTCTCCACCAGCACTTAATAGCCAGCGGGTACTTATTACCCATTTTTCTTAAAACAAGCCTATCCTGTACCCCAAAACTTTTTATGGTGCTTCCTTTCTAATTTTTACCACAGTAAATTCTTTTCCTTTCTACGATTATCTGGGCGATAATAAAGTAATAAAAGTAAGTTGTAAGGCATCAAATATAATTAATTACTGTAGGGTGGCATTGGCAAGATCAATTATATATCCAGCGCATGAAGGTTCTTTAACACGAATTGTTAGTTGATTGACCCCGGATACAGGAATTGAAATATATTGGGACATGCTTCCAGCTGTAAGATGAAATTGCTTAATAACATTGCCGTTACCTTCAAAAATCACGTTTACATCGGATGTATTATGGCTGTCATCAAATCCGAATACAGCAGATAATGTATTATATTCACTGTTTAGATTCCAGGAAAACGCGGTTTCAGAAGGTTGCGCCAAGCATGAAAGTTGCACGCCATTCTCATAATAATTTCCTGCCATTTTTATTATGGCACCTTTTCGGGTATTACTATAATTAACTCCATAATTAAATAAACTGCTTGACATATAATAAGGCTCTATAGTAGAAAAATCAGTTGTACTTTGATTAGTACTCGTATTATGTACTGACTCTGAGTTATTAGTTGTTATAATCACCGAATTCGTTTGAGCATCCCATTGAACATTAGCCCCTAATGCTTCAGCAACAAACCTTATGGGTACCATTGTCCTGCCGTTAATGATCTGAGGTGGAACATCAGGTTGGATTATATCCCCATTGACAATTATCTGGACAGGCCCCTGGGCTAATGCTGAGACTGCGCCAAAAGACAAGATACCAACAAGAATACCAAGTAATAAAAATAGCATATGCTTTTTCATCAATATTCCCTCCACAAATGTTTCATCTAAGATCGATATTCGCTTTGGTTCAATTACTTACACGTTTGAAATTATTGTCTACCATTTGAAGTCGCTATGATATCACCCCCTGCTTGACCCCTTAATTTTAAGTCTTAGTTCATAAGGTTTTCATAGAATTTTGATATTTTTATTCCGGAGCAGGGGCGGCGGCCTTGATGTCCATCCCGCTTACGGTCACCACTTATTGCCAACGGAGTAGTTCCGGAGAAATGACGCAAACTCCATTAAGCGCCCGCCGGGTTTTAAATTGTATCACACACGAGGAACCCCGGCCATCAAGGCTACCCTGCAGCGCCGCCTTGATTAAAAATTAACCTCTGGGGCTCACCAAGAACATTTTCATGATATAAGGGGAGCTGTTATTTACTGCCAAAGTGTCCCCTCCCCCTGACAACTTAATTTAACTTATGACTTTAACGTTTCCTTTCTTTAGCTACTAGTTTTACTCGTTAAATCAAATTGTTCTCCTTTTTTGTTTGTAAAATAGACTGTTAACTCATAATCTTTTCCATTAAAGTCCTTAAACACCCAATTAAATTCATGGTTTACGTACGGACTCACATATAAGTCGTAAGTATATTCTCCTGGCGGAAGAGGAGTTTCTTTGTCCCCATCAACGTGTTCTACAGGCGATCCATTTAGATAGAGTCCAGCTTTATAACATGTATAATAACTATTGCTACGTTTATGCCATGCCCATTTTGTCCTTTTCCCGAACTCATTATTTTCTAAATATACGCTATCCATAATAAGCGGCTCTTTTAATGAGATAGTAAAATTAAAATGACCATCAAGTTTACCATCAGGTTTTAAAACTCCCCCATATGTCTCGTTAACTTTATCTTGGTCACAGCCCACAAATTTGAAGTTACTTATCTGGTTGATTGCAATTTTTTCTGATTGGGGTTGTGTCGTATCGTGTTGAGAAACAATTTCCTTGCTAGAAGCTTGGTTTGAAACAGACGCAGAATTATTTGAAGATGACTGACTTGAAGGCTGTGACTGTGATTTACTTGAGCACCCACTTATAACAATACACACAAATAACAATAACAAAGCCAATATATTTTGCTTCAATTTCTTTGTATCCACGATAAATACCTCCACATTTGAAATAAATAATTAATTGTTATCAAATCAAATGGGCTAGAACATCGTCATAATTAAGAGAATCGGCTCCTTGAATATAAAAGTCGAGCTATTATCTCATTAACATTTAAATTAAAATCTTGACATAAACCACCTTCCTTTAATATACAGTGCAACCTGCAAAATTTCTAGCCCTTGAAAAATAAGGCCCCAAACAAGAAGCAAATTAGCTTTACCCAAAGCCTGACATTAACTTAGATTACATTATTTACAATAAAAAGAAGTGATTTCCTCGTCTCGTGTCGAATTTACTCAAAAACACCCAAAACATACACACGAGGAGGAAACCCCGCTATGTATGTTCTACAAGAAGTGCTTTTTCCCTTTGAGGTTTTTGTAAAAAAGTGCGACCAGGAAGACCAGATTTTTCAGCCCTTGAATCGATAGACGTGGAGCCCATTAACAAAATGTTCCCCGGCTATAAAGGAATAGGCCGGCACGGTTACAGCCGCGCAGCGTTGTTCAAAGCCCTTGTGCTGCAAAAGCTCATGCAGTTGCCGACTATCGAGGCCCTGGTCAGGTGCCTTAAATATTCCCCTCAGCTTACGTGCTGGTGCGGTTTTGACATCCGGAAACCCTTGCCTTCGACCACTGTTTTTTATCGCTTTCTCGGTGACTTGAAGGAGAAGAACGGGCAGGAACTTCTTAACCAGGTTACCGAAAAAATGGTTGTTCAAGTAGCGAAACACACCTCTTCCGAAGGCATGGTCGTCATTGACAGCACGGACATCCCGGCCCGGGAAAGGCCGGAAAATGAACAACTTGGTTCGGCCTGGGGCCACCGGACGGCATCGGAGGAGGAGACCGAACTGTTTTACTGCTACAAGTTCCACGCCGCAGTGCTGCTCACGGACATTGGCCCGTTGCCTTTAGCGGGCCGGCTCGCCCCGGCCAATGTGGCGGATGTGGAACTGGCGCCGAAACTGATGAGCAAAGCCTGCCAGCAGTACCAGATGATTTACGGTTTTCGTCCGGAATATTACCTGATGGATGCCGGCTACGACTCCAACGATATTTACAAGAACACCATCGGTCTGCAAGGGCAGGCCATTATCAAGCTGAACAGACGAAACCAGAAGAAACCGCCGCAGGGCTTTGACGAAAACTACACTCCCCTTTGTCCCGCCGGACAAGCGATGGTTTTTTGGGGGTCAGACAAAAAGCACCTGACAATTAAATTCCGGTGTCCCAAGGCCGCCGGCCGGCAGGTAGAGTGTCAAAAAGAATGCAATTGCGACAACTCCTACGGGCCGGTGGTTAGGTTAAAGGTAACCGAAAACCCCCGTTTGTTCTGTTGTCCCCACCGGGGTAGCGAAAAATGGCAGAAACTGTACAGCAAGAGAAGCTCCATAGAAAGTTGGTTCAGCCTTTTAAAAGAGCATCTCTCCCTGGATAAAATGAACCGGCGCGGGATTGACAAGGCTTTTGTTGATGTGACCATCAGCATGATTACGTTCCTTGCCGGTACCCTGGCTCAAATGAAACAAGAGCAAGAAAGTCTGAAGGCCGCCTAAATTAGAGGCTGGTAATTTTTCAAAATGCGGTCTTCTACCAGGGGGGTGATCTGTCCCTTTTTGCCTGGTTTTCTCTGAGATTTTAAATTTCTACAATATTTTACGAAGAAAATGCATGATCAATGTCAGCTACGGCCTGATTAACTATTTTTTGCCATTAGAAAAGTGTTATTTTGCAGGTTGTACCATATTTATTACAATTATCAACTAAGCTTTAGATCTCCAATTCTATTATACATAGAACTTAGACGGTGTCAACTTATTGTAGGATTTGGCCTGGTAGGCGTATTTTTTGAGCGTTTTCTGAACCGCCCGGGGCGTAAGCCTGATGGATAAGAATTTGCTTTTTGTCGGAATGAGCATAACAAGAGCCACAAGGCATGTCAAACACACAAAATATTTCTTCCCAATACATGATTTTACATGGGGTATGCGCAAAACAGCACAGAATTGCAGTGTTTAGAGAGAGAATCGGCGCGGATTCCAGAAACATCCAAATAAAAACTACAATTCACACCTGCGTGGATCGAAACGATACTTCGGCTTGACAACCTTTGCACGCTTCTCGTACTTGCATACCCAGCAGCTGCAGGACAGGTTGTATTTTGCCAGCCGACCAGGCTGTTTTTTGAAAATCAACTGGTCCCAATAGCTGTCGTACCCGACAACATCAAAGAACCGCGGGCTGCCGAAACACCCGTCTCTGGTCAAAAAATAATATCTGCTGGCTTCTCCCCAAATGTGCTTAATAATGTTTTGCCTTTTTGTTATTATTCTCTGCCGCTGGTAGCGCAGGTAGGCACGGCTGCGAAGATTGTCCCTGCGTTCCCTGGCGGAATAAGACACGCAAATTAAGCACGATCCGTAGCCGCAGATCGGGCAGATACTAAAAAAATCTAGGTAAGCAAAACAGTTCGGACATTGTTCCTCTTTGTACATTTTTCCTTTTCTTCCCTATCTCCTAAGCCGGAACGCTATCCATATGCAACAACATATCCTTAAGATTATCCAGCGATTTTTTGTGAAGCTGGCATACCCGCGAACTCGACAAATGAAGCTTTTCTCCGATTTTTTTCATGCCCATCTGCTTAAAATAATACGATATTATTACTGTTTTTTCTCTTTCCGGCAATTTGTCAATTGCGTTGTACAAGATCTTTTTTTCATCTTCCGTTATCATGCAGTCCAATGGATCAATGCAGGTTTCGTCCTCTAACGCGTACTTGAGCAGCATATTACTGCCGCCACAACTATAATTTACTGTTTTTTCTAGGGGAACATGGTAACGGTTATATGCATAATGATTTAACATACTTGCTTCTTTTTCGTTTGTCTCTGTAATATCCCTTAATTCTTGACTGGCAATGACGTTCTTAATCTTTTTCCATACCCTTTTTGGGTACCACCCCTGTCTTCTCATCTCATCCATCATTGCTCCATATATGTGTTTGTACG
This region includes:
- a CDS encoding ATP-binding protein yields the protein MPLEHWHSSLADPTVADAILDRLIHNAHKIAMRGDSMHKILSHQPKPDDH
- a CDS encoding sigma-70 family RNA polymerase sigma factor, with the translated sequence MSFWEDKCPYFNTVSRDDIENSGVIGLIKAVERYKPESGTSFGKFAYKHIYGAMMDEMRRQGWYPKRVWKKIKNVIASQELRDITETNEKEASMLNHYAYNRYHVPLEKTVNYSCGGSNMLLKYALEDETCIDPLDCMITEDEKKILYNAIDKLPEREKTVIISYYFKQMGMKKIGEKLHLSSSRVCQLHKKSLDNLKDMLLHMDSVPA
- a CDS encoding copper amine oxidase N-terminal domain-containing protein — protein: MKKHMLFLLLGILVGILSFGAVSALAQGPVQIIVNGDIIQPDVPPQIINGRTMVPIRFVAEALGANVQWDAQTNSVIITTNNSESVHNTSTNQSTTDFSTIEPYYMSSSLFNYGVNYSNTRKGAIIKMAGNYYENGVQLSCLAQPSETAFSWNLNSEYNTLSAVFGFDDSHNTSDVNVIFEGNGNVIKQFHLTAGSMSQYISIPVSGVNQLTIRVKEPSCAGYIIDLANATLQ
- a CDS encoding transposase; this translates as MRPGRPDFSALESIDVEPINKMFPGYKGIGRHGYSRAALFKALVLQKLMQLPTIEALVRCLKYSPQLTCWCGFDIRKPLPSTTVFYRFLGDLKEKNGQELLNQVTEKMVVQVAKHTSSEGMVVIDSTDIPARERPENEQLGSAWGHRTASEEETELFYCYKFHAAVLLTDIGPLPLAGRLAPANVADVELAPKLMSKACQQYQMIYGFRPEYYLMDAGYDSNDIYKNTIGLQGQAIIKLNRRNQKKPPQGFDENYTPLCPAGQAMVFWGSDKKHLTIKFRCPKAAGRQVECQKECNCDNSYGPVVRLKVTENPRLFCCPHRGSEKWQKLYSKRSSIESWFSLLKEHLSLDKMNRRGIDKAFVDVTISMITFLAGTLAQMKQEQESLKAA